The following proteins are co-located in the Eptesicus fuscus isolate TK198812 chromosome 9, DD_ASM_mEF_20220401, whole genome shotgun sequence genome:
- the LOC103300161 gene encoding LOW QUALITY PROTEIN: transcription factor E2-alpha-like (The sequence of the model RefSeq protein was modified relative to this genomic sequence to represent the inferred CDS: inserted 2 bases in 2 codons; deleted 1 base in 1 codon), translated as MNQPQRMAPVGTDKELSDLLDCSMMFPLPVASGKGRPTSLAGAQFGGSGLEDRPSSGSWGTGDQNSCSFDPSRTYSESAHFSESHGSLSSSTFLGAGLGGQGGERSACTAFGRDASVGSLTQAGFLPRELALSSPGPLSPSGVKSGSQYSSSYPSHARQRAADSSLDTQPKKTRKVPPGLPSSVYPPSSGDDYGRDPTPYPSAKTPSSTYPAPFYMADGSLHPSAELWSPPGQAGFGPMLGGSSSPPPLPPGCGSPVGGGSGGGFGVLHQHERTGSHLHSAEVNGGLPAVSTFSAPTATYGSVASHTPPVRGAEGLMGSRGTTAGSXGDALGKALASIYSRDHSSNNFSSSPSTPVGSPQGLAGTSQWPRAGAPGALSPSYDGGLQSLQNKMEDHLDEAVHVLRSHAVGTXVHGLLPSHGTLASGFAGPIMPLGGRHTSLVGGSHSEDGLSGSGSLMHNHVALPNQPSALPDLSRQPDSYSGLGHRGTASGTSGIKREEKEDEKNVSVANNSEEEKKELKAPRIRTSPEEDKDDLLPPEQKAEREKERRVANNAPERLRVRDISEAFKELGRMCQLHLNSEKPQTKLLILHQAVSVILNLGQQVPDRNLNPKAACLKRREEEKVSGVVGDPQMVLSAAHPGLSEAHNPAGRM; from the exons ATGAACCAGCCGCAGAGGATGGCACCCGTGGGCACAGACAAAGAGCTCAGTGACCTCCTGGACTGCAGCATGATGTTTCCCCTGCCAGTGGCCAGTGGGAAAGGCCGGCCCACCTCCCTGGCTGGTGCCCAGTTTGGAGGCTCAGGTCTGGAGGACCGGCCCAGCTCGGGCTCTTGGGGCACTGGCGACCAGAACAGCTGCTCCTTCGACCCCAGCCGGACCTACAGCGAAAGCGCCCACTTCAGTGAGTCCCATGGCAGCCTCTCTTCATCTACATTCCTGGGAGCGGGACttggaggccagggtggcgagCGGAGCGCATGTACTGCCTTCGGGAGAGATGCAAGTGTTGGGAGCTTGACTCAGGCTGGCTTCCTGCccagggagctggccctcagcaGCCCCGGGCCACTGTCCCCCTCAGGCGTCAAGAGTGGATCCCAATATTCCTCTTCCTACCCCAGCCATGCGCGGCAGAGAGCTGCGGACAGCAGCCTTGATACGCAGCCCAAGAAAACCCGGAAGGTGCCGCCAGGTCTTCCATCCTCAGTGTacccacccagctcaggtgatgaCTACGGCAGGGATCCCACCCCCTACCCATCTGCCAAGACCCCCAGCAGCACCTACCCAGCACCCTTCTACATGGCAGATGGCAGCCTGCACCCCTCGGCTGAGCTCTGGAGCCCCCCAGGGCAGGCGGGCTTCGGGCCCATGCTGGGTGGGAGCtcatctcccccgcccctcccaccaggCTGCGGCAGCCCCGTGGGCGGTGGTAGTGGCGGTGGGTTTGGCGTCCTGCATCAGCACGAGCGCACGGGCTCCCACCTGCACAGTGCGGAGGTGAATGGTGGGCTCCCAGCTGTGTCCACTTTCTCAGCCCCCACGGCCACCTATGGCAGCGTTGCCAGCCACACGCCCCCTGTCCGTGGGGCCGAAGGTCTCATGGGCTCCCGAGGGACCACAGCTGGCA TTGGGGACGCCCTTGGGAAGGCGCTGGCCTCGATCTACTCTCGGGATCACTCAAGCAATAACTTTTCGTCTAGCCCTTCGACC CCTGTGGGTtccccacagggcctggcagggaCGTCGCAGTGGCCCCGAGCAGGAGCCCCCGGTGCCTTATCTCCCAGCTATGATGGGGGTCTCCAGAGCCTGCAGAACAAGATGGAAGATCACCTGGATGAGGCCGTCCACGTGCTCCGTAGCCATGCCGTGGGCA TCGTGCATGGGTTACTGCCCAGCCATGGAACACTGGCCTCAGGCTTTGCCGGCCCTATCATGCCACTGGGTGGGCGGCACACCAGCTTGGTTGGAGGCAGCCATTCCGAGGATGGCCTCTCGGGCAGTGGCAGCCTCATGCACAACCATGTGGCCCTCCCCAAccagcccagcgccctccccgACCTCTCTCGGCAACCTGACTCCTACAGTGGACTTGGTCACAGGGGCACCGCCTCAGGTACCAGTGGGATCAAgcgggaggagaaggaggatgaGAAGAATGTGTCGGTGGCCAACAActcagaggaggagaagaaggagctGAAGGCCCCCAGGATCCGGACCAGCCCGGAGGAGGACAAGGACGACCTTCTCCCCCCAGAGCAGAAGGCTGAGCGGGAGAAGGAGCGCCGGGTGGCCAATAACGCACCAGAGCGGCTGCGTGTCCGAGACATCAGTGAGGCCTTTAAGGAGCTGGGGCGCATGTGCCAGCTGCACCTCAACAGTGAGAAGCCCCAGACCAAACTGCTCATCCTGCACCAGGCCGTGTCGGTCATCCTGAATctggggcagcaggtgccagACCGTAACCTCAACCCCAAAGCAGCGTGCTTGAAGCGACGAGAAGAGGAGAAGGTGTCAGGCGTGGTTGGAGACCCCCAGATGGTGCTTTCAGCAGCCCACCCGGGCCTGAGTGAGGCCCACAACCCTGCTGGGCGTATGTGA